The following proteins are co-located in the Dromiciops gliroides isolate mDroGli1 chromosome 2, mDroGli1.pri, whole genome shotgun sequence genome:
- the SNRPB2 gene encoding U2 small nuclear ribonucleoprotein B'' — MDIRPNHTIYINNMNDKIKKEELKRSLYALFSQFGHVVDIVALKTMKMRGQAFVIFKELGSSTNALRQLQGFPFYGKPMRIQYAKTDSDVISKMRGTFADKEKKKEKKKAKSLEQTANAANKKPGQATPNSANTQGNSTPNPQVPDYPPNYILFLNNLPEETNEMMLSMLFNQFPGFKEVRLVPGRHDIAFVEFENDGQAGAARDALQGFKITPSHAMKITYAKK; from the exons ATGGATATCAGACCAAATCATACAATTTATATCAACAATatgaatgataaaataaaaaaagaag AACTGAAGAGATCGTTGTACGCACTCTTTTCTCAGTTTGGCCATGTAGTAGATATTGTGGCTTTAAAGACCATGAAGATGAGAGGGCAAGCATTTGTTATATTTAAAGAACTTGGCTCATCCACAAATGCTTTGAGACAGTTACAAGGCTTTCCATTTTATGGTAAACCAATG CGAATTCAATATGCAAAAACAGACTCAGATGTAATCTCTAAAATGCGGGGCACTTTTGctgataaggaaaagaaaaaagaaaagaaaaaggctaaATCTTTGGAGCAAACTGCTAATGCTGCAAACAAAAAGCCTGGTCAG GCCACACCAAATTCAGCTAACACCCAAGGAAATTCAACCCCAAATCCTCAG GTGCCTGACTACCcaccaaattatattttattcctaAATAACTTGCCAGAGGAGACTAATGAAATGATGTTATCTATGCTGTTTAATCA gtTTCCTGGTTTCAAAGAAGTGCGGTTGGTACCCGGAAGGCATGACATTGCTTTTGTGGAGTTTGAAAATGATGGCCAGGCTGGCGCTGCCAGAGATGCCTTACAAGGATTTAAGATCACACCGTCCCATGCCATGAAGATTACATATGCCAAGAAATAG